Part of the Kitasatospora sp. NBC_00374 genome is shown below.
TCTGACCTGACTGACGGTCTGCTTGCGAACGGCCCGCGCGGCCGCGGCCTCGGTCATGCCCTCCTCGTGTGCGTGCTGTTCGTAGTACTGCTGGGTCAGATGGCGGCGCACCAGGTGGGCGGGGTCCGGGGGCCGGGGCTTCTCGCCGGGCTTGAGGGGCCGGTGGAGATTGCCGCGGTCGGTTGTCCAGAAGTCGTGCCGTTCGTGGAAACCCACTCCCCGTGACTGGGGGTCCAGGTGCCGCTTGTCGTTCTGCTGCGCCTCCGCCTCCAGCTCCGACAGCTTCGACCGGTCGTGGTCCTCACGGTAGTGGTAGGGGTCCGGGACGTGTTCCGGGCTCGCCCCGACCGCGTAGTCCCTGTGCACCGCCAGGCTCAGTCGGCCGAGGGTCGACAGAACAGCGCCCCGCTCGCCGGGGCTGAGCTTGCCGAAGTCCGGCAACCGCTTCACCAACTCGTCGTGGTCAAAGCCGAGTTGGTGCTTCTCGTCGTCCTTGAGGTCGGCGTTGGCGCGGGCGCGGTCGGCGGTCTCCTGGAGGAAGTCACCGAGCGACTTGTCCGTCGTCCTGGCGGCCAGGAAGTCGTACGCGACATCGAGGTCCGTCTGCTCGACCCGCGCGTTCTCGCGACGCCGGAGCACCTGCTGCTCGTTGTCCGGAAGCATGCCGCGGTGGGTCTGGTCGTCGGACTGGTGCTGGTTGTAAGGCGCGGAGCCCTGTCGATCGGCGGCTGCCTGACCGTCGTCGTCGGGCTTCGGCTTCTTCTTCGGAGGGGAGCCGTCCGCCTCGGTGTCGCCCTCCTCCTCGGCCTTGTGCTTGCCGGCCGGGTCGGCTGGGCGGCGGTCGGTGCCGCCCGTCGCCGGGTCGGGGCGGGTGCCGTGGTCGCCGGGACGGTCGCCGCCGTGGTCGGTGGGCGGGAGCGGGCGGCGGTTCGGGTCGAGGGGGACGGCCCAGACGCCGTGTCTGCCGTCGTGCAGCGGTCGGTCGCCGCGGGCGCCGGTCTGGTTGTCGAGGTAGGTGATCTTCCCGTTGTGGTTGACCACGTTCCAGGCGTGGGCGCGGCCGTGCGCGTCCTGGGTGATGATGACGGCCTGCGAGCCGTGGCCGGAGCGGCGGAGCTGCTCCTCCAGGCGGTGGTAGGCCTGGTCCCCGTTGCCGAGATCCCGGAACGGCGCGCCGAGTTGGCGCTCCGCCCGGTCGCGGCCGCCGCGCTCCCCGTCGCTGCTGCCGTCGTCGCTCCGGGGGGCCGCCGCGGTGGGGTTGCCGCTGTACGTGTCGGCACTGGAGAGCGCGACGTCGAGGCAGTTGTTGTCCCGGCCCGGCGCCCGGTGGCCGTCGCCGTTGACCGCGCCCGGCCAGTCGCCGCGCGGATCGGGATGGCGCTGCGGGGTGCCGTCCGGGTTGCGCGGGATCCGGCTCTCCAGATCCTGCTGGTGCCGGGGGTCCACCGGAGCGAGGCCGCCCGGGGTGTCGTGCGGCCTGCTCGCGGAGATCGGCCGGTCGTGCGCGGGGGCGGCCTCGGGGCCGGCGGCCGGGCCGGCGGTCGGGTCGGCGTGGGTCGACGGGCCGTCCGCGTGGGGGCGCTCGTCGGGCCCGGCGTGGTCGTCGGACTTCGGCCGGTCGGTGGTCGGCCGCTCGGCTGACGGCCCGTCGGACGGCTGGTCGGCCGACGGCCGGGCGTAGGCCGCGCGCGGGTCGGGGCGGGGGGTGGTGTCGGGAGTGGCGTCGGGGGTGCGGGCCGGTCGGTCCGGGGCCGGGCGGCCGCCGACGGGCTGCCGCCCGAGCGAGACCGGGCGATCGGCCTGCTCCGGGCGGCGGCCCTGCTGCCCCGGAACGGCCGGCCGGTCGGCGGCCGGGCCGTCGGCGGGTGGCCTGGCCACCGGCCCGGCGCCGGGCCGGTGGGTCGTTGTGCCGCCCGCTGTCGGGGCCGCTGTCGGGGCCGCCGTCGGGACTCCCGCGCCGGGACCGACGGGTCCGGTGGCCGTCGGGTTGCCGGTCTGCTGGCCGGCCGGTCCGCCCGGGTCCGGGGTCACGGTGGGGGTCGTACGGCTCGTCGGCGGGTCGGCCACGACCGTCGAGGCGGTCTGGACACCGGCCGCGCGGTGCGGACCGTCCGAGGTGGCGGGGGGCGTGCCGTCCGGTGCGGGGACGTGCGGTGCCACTCCTGCCGGGGCGGTCCGCGGATCGGTACCACCGTGCGGCGCGGGCGCGGTGTGGCCGGGTGCGTCGGCGGTGGGCCGGGTGGTGACGTTCTCGGGTGCCTGGTGTGCGGGTACGGGCGTCGGGCCGTCGCCGCCTCGGACGGGTCCGTAGGCGGGGGTGGCGCCGTTGTGGGCCGGGGTGTCGTCCGCGCCGCGCACGGGACCGTGCGCGGGGGCGGACGACGGTGCGGGTGAGGGCGTCGCGTCGGGCGTCGCGTGCGTCGCCCCCGCGCCCGGGTGGCCGTCGGGCGTGGTCGGCGTGCTGGGCGGGGTGCTCCGGCTGTCGGAGGCGTCCCGTCCGGCCGGGGTGGCGGTGTTGTCACCGGCCGGCTCGGGGCGGGCGTCGGTGCCCGTGCGGGCGGGGGCGTCCGCGCCGCGGCCGTCCGTGCCGGTGTGGGGGCTCGGTGAGGCGCCGTCGGATGCCGGGGCGGGACGGTGGTCGGAGCCGTCCCGGGGAGTGGCGGACCCGCCTTCCGCGGGCCTCGTGCCGCCGTCACCCGCGGGCTCGGAGCGGCCGTCCGTGCCGGTGTGGGTGGGGGCCCCGGCGTCGGTGCCCGACGACTGCGGAGGCGGCGAGGACGAGGGCGACGAGGGCCGGGCGCCGTCGCTGCCCGCCGGGGTGTGGCTGGGAGCGGGCTCGGGGTCGGAGGTGAGGCGGGTGCCGAACGGGTCGAGGGGTGCCGTGGTGCGGCTGCCGTCGTGGATCGGCTGTGCTGTGGACCGGTCCGTGCTCGGGCCGCTCTGTGCGGTGTCGCCGTGGGCGGCGGACGAGTCGCCGTTGCCGCCCTCGGCGGCGCGGCTGTTCGTCGGGCTGTTCGTCGGGCCGCCCCCGTCGCCGGAGGGTGTGCGTGACGAGCTGCCGCCCGAGCTCGGCGGGGCGGAGGATCCGGACGTTCCCGGGCCGTCGCTGCCGTGTTCGGAGCTGCTCGTCGACTCGCCGCGGCCGTTGCTGCGGCCGGAGTCGGCGTCGTCGGAACCACGGTCGTCGGAACCACCGTCGTCGGAGCCGTGGTCGCCGCTGCTGTCGCCGTGTCCGGCGGCGTTGTCGAGGTGGCGTCGGGCGGCGCCGCCGGCGCGGGACCCGACGCCGTCGCGCAGGGCCTCGGTGAAGGTCTGGCCGGAGTTCTTGGCGGCGTCCTTGAAGTCCTCGGCGCCGCGCTTGGCGGTGCGGCCGAGGTCGTAGCCGTCCTGGGCGCCGAAGCCCTGGTTGACGGTCTGCGAGATCAGGTCGCTGATCATGCCCTGGACGGCGGAGACGACGGGTTCCTTGAGCGTCTCCACGACGGCCTCGACCAGTGCCTCGCGCAGTTCCTTCAGCAGCCGCCGCACGATCATCTTGGTGGCCGTGGTGGCGCCGAGCGCGCCCACCTCGGAGAGGCCGAAGGTGAACGGGGCGGCGGCCTGGGCCGCGATGATCTCGGCGGCGAGGATCACCAGCTGGGCGATCACCGCGATCTTGCAGGTGATGACGATGACGGCCGCGGCGTCGAAGGTGGTGGCGATCAGCCGGGCGGCCATGGCGGCGTCCGCGAGGTAGCCGTCGCCGCCGGTGGAGAACTTGTCGAAGGCCTTGCCGAACGCGTCGACCGAGTCGCCGCTGTTGGCCGAGCGGACGGTGTTCGCCGCGCTCAGGGCGCGGTAGTTGAGCTCGTCGACCTGGTCGGCGAAGTCCCGCCAGACCTGGGCGCACTCGCGGAGCTTGTCCTCGTCCGCCTTCGGCCAGTCGAAGCCGAGCATCTCCAGGACCCACTCGACACTGCCCGGCAGCATCAGCGACACGGGTAAGTTCCCCCAAGAACGGCCCCCGGCCCAGCGGCCAGGAGCAGGTGACTAGCCATAACGAACTGCAGCGTGAACGGCAGGACGAACAGCGCAACGGGCACGCGAAACGTGGCGGACGGGCGAAGCCGTCAGGCCCGCGGGCGGTGCATGGTGCGGATCTCGGAACCGAGCGAGTCCGCGCGGCTTCCGAGGCCGTCGAGGCGACCGGTCGTCTGGTCCTCGTTCTGCGCGTGGTTGTCGGCCATCGCCCGGAGCTTGCCGCCCATCTCGCCGAGTCGCTGGGCGAGTGAGTCCATCGACTCCTGCATGCCGTCGCGCAGGCCCTCGTACACGATGCCGAACTTCTCGCCCAGGTCGTCGTCGCCCCACGGGGGCTCCTTGCCCTCCAGGCTCTGCAGCCGGGACTTCAGCTGGTCGGCGGCCTGTTGGAAGTCCTGCCCGACGTCCCCGAGGGCCTTCCCCTGGGCCCTCAGGATGCTCTCGTCGACGATGACCTGCTGCGCCATGCTGCCCCCACACCCCGTCCCCGTGCCGTGCGGGCCTCCGCTGCGGGAGTCCGTCCGGCGATCATGCGATGCCACGTTCGTCGGATGATCCTACGCAGAAACGCGGTGGGTCGGTTCCCTGACGGTACTTCCGGACCGTCACGTCAGGCCGCGGCGGCCGTCCTCTCCAGGGTGCGCAGCAGCTCGAACCCCGCGGCGTCCAACGAGCGCTGGGTGTTGCTGAGGACGGCGACGGCCACCTTCCGCTCCGGGTCGAAACCGGCGAAGGAGGTGAAGCCGCCGGTGGCGCCGTTGTGCCAGAGCTGGAGGTGGCCGCCCTGCTGCGGGTGGAGGCGTTGGCCGAGCCAGCCGAGGTGGATCCAGGCGAAGCGGTTCCTCCGGTGCTCGGTCGACCGGGTCAGGACGATCGCCTCGGCCAGGTCGTCCGGACCGGAGCCCAGTTGCGCGCGCAGGAAGGTGGCGAGGTCGGCGGCGGTCGACCGCAGGCCGCCCGCCCCGGCGAGGTCGGCGAGGTTCCAGGCGGGCGTCGGCCGGCGGCGTGCGGTGTGCCCCTGGGCGGTCAGGGCGGGACGGGTGACGCCGGTCCCGCTCAGGCCCGTCGGCGCGCAGATCTCACGGTCGACCAGGCGCGGGTAGTCGGTGCCGGCCCGGTGGGCCAGGGCCAGCCCGAGCAGCCCGGCGCCGAGGTTCGAGTACCGGAACCGCCGGCCGGGGGCCGCCCCCAGACGGGTGGCGGCCAGGCCCCGGAGCAGGAGGTCCGCGGTGCAGCCGGCGTACGGGTCGGGTGTCGAGGGCCGGACCAGCGCCCGCAGCAGCATTCCCTTCGGCAGCCGCGGCAGCCCGGAGGTGTGGGTGGCGAGATGACGAAGGGTGATCTCCTCGCCGTCGCGTGACGGTACCGCCGCGCCGTCCGGCAGCAGCCGGGCGAGCGGCTCGTCCAGCTCCACGGCCCCCGCCACCGCCAGCCGCGCGAGGGCGAGCGAGGTGAAGACCTTGGTGACCGAGCCGATCTCGAAGACCGTGTCGGCGCCGGGGGCGCCGGA
Proteins encoded:
- a CDS encoding toxin glutamine deamidase domain-containing protein, translating into MLPGSVEWVLEMLGFDWPKADEDKLRECAQVWRDFADQVDELNYRALSAANTVRSANSGDSVDAFGKAFDKFSTGGDGYLADAAMAARLIATTFDAAAVIVITCKIAVIAQLVILAAEIIAAQAAAPFTFGLSEVGALGATTATKMIVRRLLKELREALVEAVVETLKEPVVSAVQGMISDLISQTVNQGFGAQDGYDLGRTAKRGAEDFKDAAKNSGQTFTEALRDGVGSRAGGAARRHLDNAAGHGDSSGDHGSDDGGSDDRGSDDADSGRSNGRGESTSSSEHGSDGPGTSGSSAPPSSGGSSSRTPSGDGGGPTNSPTNSRAAEGGNGDSSAAHGDTAQSGPSTDRSTAQPIHDGSRTTAPLDPFGTRLTSDPEPAPSHTPAGSDGARPSSPSSSPPPQSSGTDAGAPTHTGTDGRSEPAGDGGTRPAEGGSATPRDGSDHRPAPASDGASPSPHTGTDGRGADAPARTGTDARPEPAGDNTATPAGRDASDSRSTPPSTPTTPDGHPGAGATHATPDATPSPAPSSAPAHGPVRGADDTPAHNGATPAYGPVRGGDGPTPVPAHQAPENVTTRPTADAPGHTAPAPHGGTDPRTAPAGVAPHVPAPDGTPPATSDGPHRAAGVQTASTVVADPPTSRTTPTVTPDPGGPAGQQTGNPTATGPVGPGAGVPTAAPTAAPTAGGTTTHRPGAGPVARPPADGPAADRPAVPGQQGRRPEQADRPVSLGRQPVGGRPAPDRPARTPDATPDTTPRPDPRAAYARPSADQPSDGPSAERPTTDRPKSDDHAGPDERPHADGPSTHADPTAGPAAGPEAAPAHDRPISASRPHDTPGGLAPVDPRHQQDLESRIPRNPDGTPQRHPDPRGDWPGAVNGDGHRAPGRDNNCLDVALSSADTYSGNPTAAAPRSDDGSSDGERGGRDRAERQLGAPFRDLGNGDQAYHRLEEQLRRSGHGSQAVIITQDAHGRAHAWNVVNHNGKITYLDNQTGARGDRPLHDGRHGVWAVPLDPNRRPLPPTDHGGDRPGDHGTRPDPATGGTDRRPADPAGKHKAEEEGDTEADGSPPKKKPKPDDDGQAAADRQGSAPYNQHQSDDQTHRGMLPDNEQQVLRRRENARVEQTDLDVAYDFLAARTTDKSLGDFLQETADRARANADLKDDEKHQLGFDHDELVKRLPDFGKLSPGERGAVLSTLGRLSLAVHRDYAVGASPEHVPDPYHYREDHDRSKLSELEAEAQQNDKRHLDPQSRGVGFHERHDFWTTDRGNLHRPLKPGEKPRPPDPAHLVRRHLTQQYYEQHAHEEGMTEAAAARAVRKQTVSQVRGDHRPDFSGKNFAVIETVDADNKVRYVIDTSIPLNTFGWTSEHSEPHEGRWMERLNQRAETGNYTTVNLWTEREPCGQGQGHGHCSDYLTNYMPEVNVEYGVGYRKGPMAPEHDTPAERAAAATGLRTDMQDHLNRLGEIWVGLATSGELDPDRPRNQHKPPAE
- a CDS encoding WXG100 family type VII secretion target, producing MAQQVIVDESILRAQGKALGDVGQDFQQAADQLKSRLQSLEGKEPPWGDDDLGEKFGIVYEGLRDGMQESMDSLAQRLGEMGGKLRAMADNHAQNEDQTTGRLDGLGSRADSLGSEIRTMHRPRA
- a CDS encoding serine hydrolase domain-containing protein — its product is MTDLGDLAQRTADRLVERHVGVAVAVVAGDDVAIRGAGSAGGGSSGAPGADTVFEIGSVTKVFTSLALARLAVAGAVELDEPLARLLPDGAAVPSRDGEEITLRHLATHTSGLPRLPKGMLLRALVRPSTPDPYAGCTADLLLRGLAATRLGAAPGRRFRYSNLGAGLLGLALAHRAGTDYPRLVDREICAPTGLSGTGVTRPALTAQGHTARRRPTPAWNLADLAGAGGLRSTAADLATFLRAQLGSGPDDLAEAIVLTRSTEHRRNRFAWIHLGWLGQRLHPQQGGHLQLWHNGATGGFTSFAGFDPERKVAVAVLSNTQRSLDAAGFELLRTLERTAAAA